Below is a genomic region from Pseudocalidococcus azoricus BACA0444.
AGATGAGCCTTTTGGGTAGCTGACCGGATGATGAAATTGAGTCAAGGGGTGATGTTTGTTTTGTTGGGCCTGGCCTGGGGCTGGCTTGGGAATCTACGAGTTATTGGACAAGAAAATGTCCTACCAGTGGGAGTCGGAGCGCGAGTAACAAAGGACTTGGCCCGGCAGTTAAAGGTGTCTCCCCAAAGCCTGAAGATTCTGACCGCGACTCCCCAAACCTGGCCCGATACCTGTTTAGGCATCCCCAAAGCCACTCCCCAGGCTTGTCAGCCATTGATGGTGGTGGGTTGGCGCGTCAGTGTGAGTGATGGGCAAAAGCAATGGTTTTATCGCACTAATGATTCTGGGCAGTTAATCGTCCTGGAAAATCTCCAGTCTCCAGTCCCCCTGTTACCCCAGGCCACGGCCAATGTGATTTTGGCTCAAGCGGCAACCGACTTTAATCAAGATCCTGCAACCCTGGTGATTACCGCTGCTACCCCAAAAATTTGGTCAGATGGTTGCCTGGGCCTGGGGGGCTTGAATTTGCTCTGTGCCGAAACCCTAACTCCGGGCTGGGAAGTAGCAGTGCAAAGTCGTCTGGAAACAGTTCCCCAACGCTGGCTCTATCGGACAAACCAGGCCGGGACGGTCATTCGTTGGGACGCGGCCGGCAGTCAGGTGATTGGGCAATTAGTACAACCTCCGAGCAAAATTGATCCCGCCGATTTACCCCCTCCATTAACCGAGTCGCAATTATTTAGAGTCATCAGAACTGGGGGAATTAGTGACCGACAAACCGTGACTTGGCTGCTCGCCGATGGGCAAATTCGCCAGGAAAGCACCGATCCCCAAGGACGAACCCAAACCAAGCAACTCCAGCAAATCTCCCCGGAACAAATCGCCCTTTGGCAAGAACTCCTCCGTCAACGCCGCTTCAATCGCTTTCATACCTATAAATTTCCGCCCCCACCCGATGCCCAAGCCTTTATGACCATCTTTCTCTCTAACTCCCAGTCCACCACTGAATTTACGGATCTGGATCAATACAGACTCCCCAGTGATTTGTTGTCCATTCTCCAGGCCTGGGAAACCTTAGTCAGTAAAGGTCGCTTACCTGCTGCGGTCTTGCCCGATGCCCCTTTACCCAATCCGGCGAATCGTTAATTGATCTCGATTTGTTCAGTTTTGAGGCGGCTTAAAAAAGATCCCAATCCCATTGGCGACCCGCGTTGTGGTGACGGAATGGCGATCAATTAACCGGCCGCCCAGGTAAAGATTGGTTGAACTACCCCCATCTAGGTTCAGGGCCTGGGTTGCGCCGAGTTGTTGGAGAATTGTTGCCCATTCCGGTAATGTCGGGCCAGATCCCCCGAGACGATTATGGGTGGTGACTAAGCGAATTTTGCCATCGGGCATTTGAATCATGGCACTCCGGGGAGCAGACTGAGCATCCAGGCCCCGCCCAAACTGTTCAATCGCGGCATCAAGGACAATTTTCCCGTTATCAATCAACAATGGCCCTGCGCCAAGAATGTTGGGAAACCCATCAAAGTCACTCGGGAGGGGAGTTGTTTGCAGTTCCACCGTTTGGCCTGGGGTTAAGCTGTCTGGAATCGCCCCCGTCCCGCGCCACACCAATAAATAGCCATCGGGGGGAATCACCCAGGCCTGGCCGCCCGCAAGTTGACGATTGGTAATTTGGTTATTTTGGACAGTGAAAATGGTTTCGGTGCTGGTTTGGGCAGAATAGCGCGGCCCCCAAGCCGTGGTGTAAATTGCCAGGCCGGGTTGTAAAAAGCCACTATTCAAATCCGTCAGATTCAGCCTCTGCCCACTCCCCAGGATTAAGGTTTGGCGCAAAGCTAAGCGGCCGACTTTGATTTGTCCCTGGTCTGTCCAGCCAATCGCCCCCCGATTCAGAATTGGCCCCGAAATCCATTGCCCCTGACTCCGGATCGCCCCTAACGGCATTTGTTTATCGCGATTAAAAAATCCGCCATTGATCGCCCCGGCCACCTGCCAGCGTTGGGCCAATTCCGGTAAGGGTTGGATACCGATTAGGGTATTGGGGCTTGGCCAAATGGGTTGCAAACTTAAGTTGGGTTGTTTGGGATCAAAAATCAGCGAGCTGAGGGGAAATTGGCCACTGCGGAGGGAAATAGTTTCTTCTTGCCAGGCCAGGCCGGGGGCCCATTGAATCGTGCGCGAGGGTGGGGGATCGCGGCGAAAATCTACGACAATCCGGGGCGGGTTAACCAGCATCGAAACTTGGGGGCGGGTCGTGCCAGGTAATGCCGTTTCCCAGATCGTTCGGGTTGGGGCGGTGGTGACTTTGATGTTGGGAATGGGTTCGGCGGGGCCTTGACTAGCTTCTACGGTGAGGGCAAATTCCCTAGGGGTCAGGCCGGTGCGACTGTTGGTGAGACGGCTAATTTGCCAGGGGGTCGGCCGGCTGAGATCAATCACCCAGCGCGTTCCCCAAGGTTGCTGTCCCTGGCGAAATCCTAAAACCTGGGCCGGGGGCGTGGTAATTTGCAGTGTCTCCCCTTGGGGTTGGACTTGCCAGGCCTGCTGTTGAGCAATTGCCGCAATATCGAGATAACGGAACATCCCATTGGGACTCCAACGCGCGCTCAGGGCCTGGGAACTGCCATTAAACCACTCCACAGGTTGAACTTGGGGATTGCTGGTGCTGAGAAGATTAAACCCAAAGCGATTGGCCAGGCCAGCATCACTAATCCCTAAGGTTGGTTGTCCCTGAGCATTAACCCCTTGACTCCAGGCCATGACATAATCCCGACCATTGAGAGTCACTTTGGTCCCGGCTGTGGGCGGACTTAACTGGGCCGTTGCTAATCCTGCCGCCAAACCCAAACCCAGGCCCAGGGAAACAGCCACTGAAACATAAGCAGGCCAAGGTTTTTGTGTAAGCATAGGGCATCTCTAACAGTCTTTTTGCATCTTAACTGAACCTTGTCAACCAGAGTTTGTTGATTGAACACCAGCTTCCTGATTTGAGCACTGCTGTTTCTGGTGCGATTGTAAAATAGTTGTATTTAACATTTTGGCCCTACAAGGGTAGATAAGCAATTCGATTGATCCAATCTGTCGGTTTTGACTTTTGCCATATTTGAATGAGTCCATCAATTGCGGCACTGATCGGCATACTTTGTAGGACGATAATTACACCTGAACTTTGATCATTCATCAGAAACTTGGCGAAATGAACTGGCATCGTCCGTTGGTCATGGGAGATCAAAACTCGATTTTCATCGGCGGCTAATCTTAGAACTTCAAAATCACTTAAACCCTCTAGCTTGCCCATGATTGCTGTTTGAAAATCTATCGTTGGCTCAGCCCTTAAAACACCGGTTACAATTCCATAATTCAAGTCTGCATCCGCTTGAAATTTAAGTTTCATCCTTCGGGGGCCGGGGTACTAGATATTTGCTGGTACAGTTCAGCATTAGTGTCCCTGGCTTGTTTCTGTAATTGCTGGAAGATCTCGATTCCTTCATCTAAGTAAGCATCAATAATTTCTTGATTACCCAGATAAAATGCAATAGAGCCATACACTTCTTCTAAGCTTAACGTTGGCAAAGCTGCAACAATACTTTCCGGTGATGCTCCTTGGCGAAATAGATAAACGATGGAGTCTAGAGAAACCCTCTTTCCTTGAATTTGATAACAACCTGCATTTTTGCTAATGTATTGTTTAGATTTTGTTACTGCCTGAGTCATTGGAAATTTGAAAAAATATGTTTACAAACTTATTCTAATATAGATTAAATTATATGGCAGTGACTCAATCTTTTCAAGTTGATGTAGTCTATTAGCCAGCCTAGGGATTTGCAAGGTATTATCAAGGCCCTAATGCTTTCCTAATTCATCCCCAACCTGAAATGAATCAGGCGATGGAGTGATAGATTTATAGAAATGAAAGCCAAATGTCAAGGATTATTGCCCTATGCGTCTCTCCCAGATGCTGTTTGTTACGCTGCGTGAAAGCCCGGCCGAGGCCGAAATTCCCAGCCATAAATTACTATTGCGGGCCGGATATATTCGCCGAATTGGCAGTGGGGTTTATGCTTATCTGCCCTTGCTCTGGCGGGTTTTGCAAAAAGTCAGTGCCATTGTCCGGGCAGAAATGAATGCCACTGGGGCCACGGAATGTTTACTCCCCCAAATTCAACCGGCAGAACTGTGGCAAGAATCGGGCCGCTGGGATACCTACACCAAAGCGGAAGGGATTATGTTTGCCCTGACAGATCGCCAAGGTCGGCAACTGGGCCTGGGGCCAACCCATGAAGAAGTGATTACGGCTGTGGCTCGAGACATGATTCGCTCCTATCGTCAGTTACCGCTGCATCTCTATCAAATTCAGTCCAAGTTTCGGGATGAAATTCGCCCCCGGTTTGGCTTAATGCGCGGCCGGGAATTCATTATGAAAGATGGCTATTCCTTCCATCCCGACACCGACAGCCTCAAGAAAACCTATCAAGAGATGTACCAGGCCTACAGCAATATTTTGACGCGCTGTGGGTTAACCTTCCGGGCTGTAGAAGCCGACTCTGGGGCGATTGGTGGGGCCGGTTCCCATGAATTTATGGTCTTAGCCGATGCCGGGGAAGATGAGGTTCTCTACACCGCTGATGGGAATTATGCCGCCAATGTCGAAAAAGCAATTTCCCGCCCCACGGCTGCGATTCCTTCCCAATTTACAACCTATGAAGAGCGACCGACACCGGGTACGGATACCATTGAGAAACTTGTTCCGTTTCTTCCATGTCACCCTAGTCAGGTTGTGAAAAATATCCTATATGAAGTAACTTTTTCTGAGCATGAGATTTTGTTGGTCTTAGTGAGTATTAGGGGAGATCAAGAAATTAATCTTGTCAAATTGCAAAATGCTTTGTCTCAGTCGGAGGAGTTAGCTCATACAGCCTCTTCGACTATTATTTCTATTAAGCTTTCGGATGAAGATGACCAAAATAGATGGGCAACCAAACCCCTACCAGTTGGTTATATTGGCCCTGACTTGTATGATGGCTTTATAAGAAATCCCAAGGTTGACCTGAACAACTTGAAAAATCTCCTGAAGTCTAAGCTTAACTCTAGTGAGATTGATAAAGTGATTAAGAAAGTCCAGAAACAAGGCCAAGAAGAGTATTCTCTCTGGGACATTCGAGCAAATATAAGAGCATTAGGTAGTCTGAACTCTCTAAGTCGCTCTAATGCTGTTGGTGAACTAGATAAAGAATTGGGTAAATTACCACGTCCTCGATTTATTCGGGTGATTGATGAAACTGCTGTTGACTTAAAAAACTTTATTACCGGAGCAAACAAACCTAGTTATCATATTGTCGGAGCCAATTGGAACGTGCAATATCCCTTACCCCAAACTGTGGTGGATGTCCGTAAAGCCCAGGCCGGAGATTTAGCCGTTCATGATCCCAGTCAAACCTTGCAATCGGCGCGGGGGATTGAAATCGGGCATATTTTCCAACTGGGAACAAAATACTCTCAAGCCCTCGGTGCAACCTACACCGCAGAAACTGGCGAAGAAATTCCCCTCGTCATGGGCTGTTATGGGATTGGGGTTTCCCGCTTGGCCCAGGCCGCGGTGGAGCAATCCTACGATAAAGACGGGATTATTTGGCCCCTAGCGATTGCCCCCTATCAGGCGATTGTGGTGATTCCCAATATTTCCGATGCCCAACAAGTGGAAGTTGCCACCCAACTCTATGAAGAACTTAATGCGGCTGGAATTGAAACCCTGTTAGATGATCGGGATGAGCGGGCCGGGGTCAAGTTCAAGGATGCGGATTTAATTGGGATTCCCTTTCGGATTGTCACCGGCCGGGCCTTAGCTCAGGGCAAAGTCGAAGTCGTCAAACGGGCCAGCAAAGAGTCTGAAGAAATTGCGATTAAAAAGGTGGTGGAAACCCTCGGGGCCTGGTGTGGCAAGGTCTCGGCTTGATCCGATGGAGTCGTTGTATTGATATTGTGTGGACATATTTCTTACACTAATGAGTATCCCCGGTCTTGAGGAAAATCAATCATGCCCGCAGCATCACAGGGATCCGAATTAACTAGAGATGTGACGATCAATATTCGGGCCAAGCAAAGTCAACGAGATTTAATTGATCATGCGGCCCAAATCCAGGGCAAAAGTCGCTCAGAGTTTATGCTGGAGTCTGCTTATCAAAAAGCCCAAGATGTCTTGCTGGAGCGTAATTTCTTTGGCCTGGATGAGAAAAAATTTCAGGAGTTTTTAGCCTTATTAGATACTCCACCTGTTGAGAATCAAAAATTAAAAACATTACTCTTAACACCAGCACCGTGGGATTAGCGCAAGACCCAAATAAACTGCGACCGCCTGAAAAACTAAATTCTTCACATCAAATTGCAGGGTTTAACTCAGGTAACAGTCAGCTAGACGATTGGCTTAAACAACGGGCGTTCAAAAATGAAGCAACAGGTGCATCACGGACGTATTTAGTTTGTGTTGGTGATGTTGTCATTGGCTACTATTGCTTAGCAAATGGTGCTGTGGCCCAAACAATCGCAACGGGGCGCGTTCGCCGAAATATGCCTGATCCCATTCCAGTGATGGTAATTGGCCGATTGGCAGTTGACCAGGCCTGGCAAGGAAAAAGAATTGGGCGGGCTTTGTTGCGCGATGCAATTTTGAGAACATTCCAAGCGGCGGAAATTGCAGGGATTCGGGCGATTTTAGTTCATGCAATTTCAGAGTCTGCCAAGCAGTTTTATGAAAAATGTGGCTTTATGGCTTCTCCCCTTGAACCCATGACCCTCATGATCGGGATTGATCAAGCTAAGGCTGAACTAGGTCTATGATTTCAAGTCATAAGAGTATTGAATTCCGTTTCGTTTGTTACTGCCCCGGCCTGGGCGCATGGGAAAGTGGAAGTCGTTTCTTAATCTTGTAAGCACTCGCATCACACACCCTTGCATTACCCAACTTCCAAGCAATCCCAGGTCATTAACTCTATCTGATTACCAAATCTACCTAAGAGTTGACAGAAGTTCTACCACAAAGAGGCAAGCAATCTAACGATTGTCTTCAGCGACCTCAGATCAGCTATCGAACTCAACAAGTAAGACCTTGTTCAGCTGTA
It encodes:
- a CDS encoding phosphodiester glycosidase family protein — protein: MLTQKPWPAYVSVAVSLGLGLGLAAGLATAQLSPPTAGTKVTLNGRDYVMAWSQGVNAQGQPTLGISDAGLANRFGFNLLSTSNPQVQPVEWFNGSSQALSARWSPNGMFRYLDIAAIAQQQAWQVQPQGETLQITTPPAQVLGFRQGQQPWGTRWVIDLSRPTPWQISRLTNSRTGLTPREFALTVEASQGPAEPIPNIKVTTAPTRTIWETALPGTTRPQVSMLVNPPRIVVDFRRDPPPSRTIQWAPGLAWQEETISLRSGQFPLSSLIFDPKQPNLSLQPIWPSPNTLIGIQPLPELAQRWQVAGAINGGFFNRDKQMPLGAIRSQGQWISGPILNRGAIGWTDQGQIKVGRLALRQTLILGSGQRLNLTDLNSGFLQPGLAIYTTAWGPRYSAQTSTETIFTVQNNQITNRQLAGGQAWVIPPDGYLLVWRGTGAIPDSLTPGQTVELQTTPLPSDFDGFPNILGAGPLLIDNGKIVLDAAIEQFGRGLDAQSAPRSAMIQMPDGKIRLVTTHNRLGGSGPTLPEWATILQQLGATQALNLDGGSSTNLYLGGRLIDRHSVTTTRVANGIGIFFKPPQN
- a CDS encoding DUF5615 family PIN-like protein; its protein translation is MKLKFQADADLNYGIVTGVLRAEPTIDFQTAIMGKLEGLSDFEVLRLAADENRVLISHDQRTMPVHFAKFLMNDQSSGVIIVLQSMPISAAIDGLIQIWQKSKPTDWINRIAYLPL
- a CDS encoding DUF433 domain-containing protein, which encodes MTQAVTKSKQYISKNAGCYQIQGKRVSLDSIVYLFRQGASPESIVAALPTLSLEEVYGSIAFYLGNQEIIDAYLDEGIEIFQQLQKQARDTNAELYQQISSTPAPEG
- a CDS encoding proline--tRNA ligase, with the translated sequence MRLSQMLFVTLRESPAEAEIPSHKLLLRAGYIRRIGSGVYAYLPLLWRVLQKVSAIVRAEMNATGATECLLPQIQPAELWQESGRWDTYTKAEGIMFALTDRQGRQLGLGPTHEEVITAVARDMIRSYRQLPLHLYQIQSKFRDEIRPRFGLMRGREFIMKDGYSFHPDTDSLKKTYQEMYQAYSNILTRCGLTFRAVEADSGAIGGAGSHEFMVLADAGEDEVLYTADGNYAANVEKAISRPTAAIPSQFTTYEERPTPGTDTIEKLVPFLPCHPSQVVKNILYEVTFSEHEILLVLVSIRGDQEINLVKLQNALSQSEELAHTASSTIISIKLSDEDDQNRWATKPLPVGYIGPDLYDGFIRNPKVDLNNLKNLLKSKLNSSEIDKVIKKVQKQGQEEYSLWDIRANIRALGSLNSLSRSNAVGELDKELGKLPRPRFIRVIDETAVDLKNFITGANKPSYHIVGANWNVQYPLPQTVVDVRKAQAGDLAVHDPSQTLQSARGIEIGHIFQLGTKYSQALGATYTAETGEEIPLVMGCYGIGVSRLAQAAVEQSYDKDGIIWPLAIAPYQAIVVIPNISDAQQVEVATQLYEELNAAGIETLLDDRDERAGVKFKDADLIGIPFRIVTGRALAQGKVEVVKRASKESEEIAIKKVVETLGAWCGKVSA
- a CDS encoding type II toxin-antitoxin system TacA family antitoxin, coding for MPAASQGSELTRDVTINIRAKQSQRDLIDHAAQIQGKSRSEFMLESAYQKAQDVLLERNFFGLDEKKFQEFLALLDTPPVENQKLKTLLLTPAPWD
- a CDS encoding GNAT family N-acetyltransferase, with product MGLAQDPNKLRPPEKLNSSHQIAGFNSGNSQLDDWLKQRAFKNEATGASRTYLVCVGDVVIGYYCLANGAVAQTIATGRVRRNMPDPIPVMVIGRLAVDQAWQGKRIGRALLRDAILRTFQAAEIAGIRAILVHAISESAKQFYEKCGFMASPLEPMTLMIGIDQAKAELGL